CATCCAGTGCGATGATCTCGCCCGGTCGATGCGGCGGGCCTGGTTGCAGGCCGAGGCTTTCCAGTTCCTCCACCGTTCCGCCGATACGACCGTCATCGAACCGTACGAATGATCCGATCGTTCGGGCGGACATGGAGTTGATCACGACATCGAGCTGCAGATTTGTCTGGTGCTCCGCCGCGCGCGAACGCCCGGCACAGAGGACCATGCCAAGGAGTGCTAAGACGGACACAAGCGTGGAGCCTCTTCTACCGACGAGTCTGCGACTCAATAACCGCATGAGTCTGGCCCTTGTCCGTTTCCGCCGTGACAGAGATGGATCCGCCGGATCCAAAGCCGCGAGGATATTTCAGCGTGGCCCAACTCATGGAGGAATGTCCGAGGACATAGCCGAGGAGGCCGTTGCCAAAGGACAAGGTAGCTCCCGAAGAATCCTTAAGCCGCAAGTTTGCGATGCGTAGCCGTTCGTCGCCGGCATTGCGTGTCACGACGGTCAGTTGGCCGGCTTCGGTGCGGAGCGCCCAGGAAACCTGCGGCCGGCTGATCTCGCGGCCGCGAAAGAACGCGGGGATCGACTGTCGTACCAAAAGATTGACGCTGCGACCTTGGCTGCCGCCTGCTCGCGGCAATTGGTCGACGATGACGCGATAGCTCTCTTCGCCGTTGACCGGCTGTTTCGACACTCGCACAACTCGCACGACGTAGTCTGAATGAGGCGCCATCCTGACGGCCGGAGGCGATGCCACCACGTCGGCTGTCGGTTCAAGCTTCTCCTTGCCGTCGGACTGCGACCAGCGAAGCACGCGGGTCTGGACTTCGACGTCGGCATCTTCGTCATTGCGCAGCGTCAGGGAAGCCGCCGCCGCCGGCGCATTCAGTTCCAGGAGAACCGGTTCAACGCGGAGCGCGGTGGCATGGGCAACCTCCAAGCATGCCAAGCTTGCGGCAAACGCGGCCAACAGCGTCGAGTTTTGATGCATCGCGATGCCCAATCGATTTCAAAATCGTGCGCTAAAAAGGCTTTTCGTCGATACGCAGATGCAACGGAACAGCGGGCCGCTGCTGCGGCCCTTCTTCAATAGGTGATGGTCATGACCACCGTGTCCGTATAGGTGCCGGTGCTCGGTGCGGTGCCGGTAGCGGGAACGGTGCCGTAAATGTTGATGGTCTGCGCCGATCCGTTACCGGTGCCGAGAAAGCAGCCATTCGTGGTCGTGCAGGTGGTGCTGCTGGTTGCCGTGGTCCAGGGGTTGGTATGGGCTGAATCAGTATAGAGATCGTAGTTGATAAAATTCCCGGCATTCGCCATCCGCCGCTGGCTGCCGGACACATTTGCTCCGTTGTCCATGGCGATGGAGTACGGGCTGCCATTGGTGCAGGTGACCGAGACGGTTGTGCTGCCCGACTGCAATGTGGTCGCGAGCGTTGTTCCGGACACGCTCCCGAAATTGAGCGTCGCAGCGTTGATTGTGCAAGACGCCGTGATGGTGATCTGAACGGTCAAATTTGCGGTCGATGTGCCGGCCTGAGCGGACGTTTGATAACCGGATGCCACGGCAACGAAGAGCGCGACCGCTGCCATTCGCGCAGCCTGCCGGATTCGTCGCTTCAGCAAAGGACCGCGGTCGTCGCGGATGCGGATCTTTCGACAAGCATCGAAAACCCTGCAGGCCGCTTTCCTGGTCAGCCGGAAACCTTCTTCGGTATCGTCCAATGAATTCGTTTTCATCGCCAATTGTGCCCGGACACGCAGGCCATCGTCGTCAACAAAAGAATCAAAATTGGGTAAACTTTGAATGAGCAAAAGCTTCGCGAGGCCTGATCGAACTATCGACAACTATGACCCCATCAAAAACTATAATGGTCAGCAAAGTCCGCCGGCGGCTTCGGGGCCACACCGGCTCTGGCTGCGCTTGGGCCTGGCCGCCCTCTGAACTCATTGGTGGGCCCGGCAGGACTCGAACCTGCAACCAGACCGTTATGAGCGGCCGGCTCTAACCATTGAGCTACAGGCCCCGCCGCCTTGCGGGCCGCGGGGGGCGGCCGGCAACGGTGCGGGCTCCGTTTACAGGGTGCGTGGGGTTTCGGCAATGCCACCGCCGGAACCTCGTGCCGCACGCAGCCGCATCGGTCTCCCGAGCCAGCACGGCCCTCAATCCACCGAGACGCCGGCGAACTCCACCACCTTGCGCCATTTCTCGGTCTCGTCGGCGACCAGTTTGCCGAACTCGGCCGGGGTCATCGGCTTCGGGATGCCTCCGACCTCGGCGAGGCGCGCCACCAGCTTGGGGTCCTTCAGGGCCTCGCCAACCGCCTTGTTGAGGGTCTCGATGACTTCCGGCGGCGTGCCCTTCGGCGCGGAGATGCCGTAGAACCCGACCGACTCGAAGCCCGGCACGGTTTCGGCGATCGCGGGCACGTCGGGCACGCCCGGCCAGCGCTGCGGCGAGGTCACGCCGAGCGCGCGGACGCTGCCGCCGCGCGACTGCTCCAGCGCCGACGGCAGATTGTCGAAGATCAGCTGCACCTTGTTGGAGATGATGTCGGGGAAGGCGATCGCGGATCCCCGATACGGCACGTGCTGCATGTCGCACTTGGTCATCGCCTTGAACAGTTCGGCCGACATGTGCACCGAGGTGCCGTTGCCGGACGAGGCATAGGCGATCTTGCCCGGATTGGCCTTGCAGTAGTCGATGAACTCCTGAACGGACTTCACCGGCATCGCGTTCGAGACCACCAGCATGTTGGTGAGCTGCATGATGCTGGCGACCGGGGTGGTGTCGCGCAGGAAGTCGTAGGGCAGCTTCTTGTAGAGCGAGGTCGAGATCGCATTGTTGGGCGCGACGAACAGCAGCGTATAGCCGTCGGCCGGCGAGTTGATCGCGGCAGCAGCTGCGATGTTGCCGCCGGAGCCGGCGCGGTTCTCGACCACGAATTGCTGGCCGAGATGATCCGACAGCCACTGGCTCATGATGCGCGCCACGATGTCGACCGGGCCGCCGGCGGCAAATCCGATCAGCCAGCGCACCGGACGGTTCGGATAGTCGGATGCGGACGAGGGGGCAGCGGAGGCAACACAACAAATCAAACCAAGCAACGCGGCACGTGCGAACCGGAACATCGTCTCTCCCGTCATTTTCTTGTGACTGTTGCGATCATCGTTTCACAAAACGCCGGCTTTGCCTACGACCCCGCCCGTGCGACGATAGTCGCGCTCATCTGCAATGCTTGAGGCTCGGGATGAAATTCGCTGTTATGATCTGCGCCGGCGCGCTGCTGCTCGCGGGCGGCGCGGCGGCGCAAGAGGGGAGCAAGACCATTTCCAAAACCACGATCAGTTTCGCCACGGCGACGCCGGGTGGCGGCTTTCCGCTCTATGGCAATGCCTTCGCCGAGGTGATGAACGCGGCCGATGCGACGCTGTCGATCGAGCCGCGCAACACCAAGGGCTCCGGCGAGAACATCCCGCTGCTCGAAGCCGACAGCGTCGATATCGCGACCGTCGCGGGCGAGCCGTCCTATGAAGCCTTCATGGGCATCGGCCGGCCGAAGGCGACCAAGCTGAAGATCCTCACCGCGATGTATTCGAGCCCGGGCATGTTCGTGGTGCGTGCCGACAGCCCCTACATGACGATCCAGGACCTGGTCGGCCAGCCCGTGGCGTTCGGCGCCAAGGGCTCCGGCCTGCCGATCCTGTCGCGCTACATCCTCGACGGCATCGGGCTGAAGCAGGACGAGGACTTCAAGTCGATCTATCTCGATCGCGCCGGTGACGGCCCAGCAATGGTCGAGGACGGCCGTGCCGCGGCGCTGTGGGGCGCCGGCATCGGCTGGCCCGGGTTCAGCAAGATGGCGGAGAGCGCGAGCGGCGCCCGCTTCATCGCGGCGACCGCGGACGAGATCGCGCGCATCCGCGCCAAGCACACCTTCCTGAAGCCGCTGACGATCCCGGCCGGCAGCTACCCGAAGCAGACTGCGGCGATCTCTTCGGTCGGCTCGTGGAGCTACATCCTGGTCCGCGAGACGTTGCCCGACGATGTCGCCTACCGGCTGGCCAAGACGCTGCACGGCGTCGAGGCTGATTTCTGCAAGAAGCTCGCCCAGGCTTGCGAGACCACGGCAGCGAACACCGTCGCCGCCGCGCCCGATATCAATCTGATCCACCCCGGCGTGCTGAAGTATTTCAGGGAGATCGGGGTGGCGAAATGAAGGCGGCGAATAGGGAGTAGCGAATGGCGAATGGTTGCTCACGTTCGTCACATGCCACCCGCTATTCGCCATTCGCTTACTTCTTGATCATCGGACACGCCGGGTCCGGCGGACCGAACGCGTCCTCGCCGGAGATCTTGGCCAGGATCTTGTAATAGTCCCACGGATATTTCGACTCGGCCGGGGTCTTGACCTGCACGAGCCAGAGATCGTGGACCATCAGATTGTCCTCGCGCAATTTGCCGTTGCGGGCGAAGAAATCCTCCACCGGCTTCTCGCGCATCTTGGCCGCGACCTTGAGCGGATCGTCGGTGCCACTGTCCTTGATCGCGTTCAGATAGGCGGTCACGGACGAATAGACGCCGGCCTGCCACATCGTCGGCATCCGGTTCATCTTCGCGAAATAGCGCTTCGACCATTCCCTCGTCTTGTCGTCCATGTCCCAGTAGAACGAGGTGGTCAGCAACAGGCCCTGCGCGGCCGACAGGCCGATCGACTGGACGTCGGTGATCAAGGCCAGCAGCGCTGCCATCTGCTGCCCGCCGGCGAAGACGCCGAACTCGGCGGCGGTCTTGATCTCGTTGGTGTTGTTCGGCGGTCCGCCGGCGATGCCGATGATCTTGGCCTTCGAGGCCTGCGCTTGCAGGATGAAGGACGACAGATCGGGCGTCGCAAACGGCGGCCGTACCGCGCCGAGCACCTTGCCACCGTTCTTGGTCACGATCGCGGAGGCGTCCTTCTCCAGCGAATGGCCGAACGCATAGTCGTCGGTGATGAAGAACCAGCTGTCGCCGCCGCGCTTCACCACCTCCTGCGCGGTGCCGACCGCGAGCGCGCGGGTGTCGAACACCCACTGCATCGCATAGGGTGAGCAGAACTTGCCATGGAAATCGGTCGCGCCGGTCGAGTGCGTGATGAACAGCTTCTTCTTCTCGTTGGCGATGTTCTGCACCGCGAGCCCGACTGCCGAGACCGGCACGTCGACGATCAGGTCGACCTGATCGACGTCATACCAGCGCCGCGCGATGGTCGCGCCGATGTCCGGCTTGAGCTGGTGATCGCCGACGATCACCGAGATGGGCTTGCCGAGCACCTTGCCGCCGAAATCGTCGACCGCCATCTGCGCGGCGGTGACCGAGCCCTGTCCGGTCGGCGTCGAGGCCGGGCCGTTCATGTCGGTCAGCACGCCGATCTTGACTATGTCGTCGGATACCTGCGCCGATGCGGCCGAGGAGGCCAGCAGCGCGGCTGCGAGCGTCCCGAACATGGCTAGTTTGATGGCGTTCATTCTGTCTCCCTCCTGAATTGGCGCATTGGCCATTATGGTTGTGCCGGGCCTCCGGAACCCGGTCATATTGGTTTCTTTTGCAACTAGTTTGGGGTCCGCGTCAACGCGCCATCGGTCTAATGACGCTGCCCCGGCCCGGCCCACGGCAGTTTCTTTCAGGGCCGATTCAGTCCATAGCGGGCCATGGTCACCACCCAACGCCTTCCGGCTTCGCTCACCCCGCTCGATGCGGCGCTGGCTGCCGTGCTGCGCGACCTCGCGCCGGTCCAGCCGATCGAACTGCCGCCTGTCGACGCCTTGCGCTGCATTGCCGCCGAGATGCCGGCCTTGCGCGCCTATCCGCCGCACGATGTCGCGGTCGGCGACGGCTGGGCGATGCGCGCCAATGACCTGGTGGGCGCGTCCTCCTATGCACCGTTGCCGCTGGCCGGACTTCCGGTCTGGGTCGAGGCCGGCGCGGCGATGCCGGATGGCACCGACTGCGTGGTCGATGCCGACGCTGTCGATGCCTCCGGTCCGCTTCCGCAGGTGCTCGCCGAAGCCGTCCCCGGGCAGGGCGTCCGGCGTGCCGGCAGCGACATTGCCGCCGGGCGCACCGTGATCGCGGCGGGTGAGCCGCTGCTGCCGCGCGGTCTGCTGCTCGCACGCGCCGCCGGGTTGGACCTGGTGCGCGTGCGCCGGCCGCGGCTTCGCATCGTCAACATCTCTAAGGGAGGGCTGGCGGTGCAGCTTATCGCTGATACAGCGCGTCTGGCAGGTGCCGAGGTCGTCCGCCTTAAAGCGGGACCAGACATAGTAACGATTGCGAACTCGCTCGATACGGGTGGCTGCGATCTGATCATCACGATCGGTGGCACCGGCGTCGGTCACACCGATGCGGCGGTCAACGCGCTGGCAAGGCGTGGCGCACTGATCGCGCACGGCATCGCGCTGCAACCCGGGCGCACGACGGCGATCGGCCGGATCTATACAACGCCGGTCATAGCGTTGCCGGGCGCGCCGGATCAGGCCTTCGCGGCGTGGTGGGCGATTGCGCTCCCGGTGCTCGACCGCCTGTCGGGCCGGCGCCCGCGCACAACGCTGGCGCTGCCGCTGGAACGCAAGATCGCCTCCGGCGTCGGTATTGCCGAGGTGGTGCTGCTGACGCGCAAGCAAGACCACTGGGCCGTGCTTGCGATCGGGGACCTGTCGCTCGATGCCATCGCGCGCGCCGAAGCCCTGCTGATCGTGCCCGGGGGCGCCGAAGGCTTCGCTGCGGGCACGCTTGTCGATGCCTATATGTTGCGGGAGTGAGTTCCCGAGATGACACACACGTTCACACCGAAACCCAACCCATCCGTCGAGCAGGACCAGTTCTTGACCATCCTGTCGCGCGAGGAGGCGATCGCGCGCTTCCAGGCGGCGCTGTTCCCGCGGCAATTGCCGTCCGAGACGCGGCTGCTCGCCGACGCGCTCGGCCGCGCGCTGGCGGCGGACGTGGTGGCGCCGATCGACGTGCCGCCATTCGACCGCTCCAATGTCGATGGCTTTGCCGTGCGCTCCGCCGATCTCGCAAGCGCAGGCGAGGGCGCGCCGGTGCAACTCGTGCTGAACGACGAGACCATTTCGTGCGGCACTGCGCCGGCCCTGCCGGTGCTGCCCGGCACCGCGACCGCGATCGCGACCGGCGGTCCGGTGCCGCGCGGCGCGGATGCCATCGTGATGGTCGAGCACACCCAGCCCGCCGGCCACGGCAGCATCGAGGTCCGGCGCGCGGCGTCGCCCGGGCAGTTCGTGTCCTATGCCGGCTCCGACATCGCGCGCGGCGAGGCGCTGCTGCGGGCGGGCACGATCATCGGCTCGCGCGAGATCGGCATGCTCGCGGCCTGCGGCATCGCCGAAGTCGCCGTGACGCGCCGGCCGCGCGTTGCGATCCTCTCGACCGGCGACGAACTGGTGCAGCCGGGCGAGACGCTGCGGCCGGCCGCGATCTACGACACCAACGGCGCGATCGTCACCGCGGCGATTGCCGAGAACGGCGGTGACGCGGCGTTCCTCGGCGCGATCGCGGACAACGAGGCGATGCTCGAAGCCGCGATGCGCAAGGCGCTCGCGGAGAACGACATGCTGGTGCTGTCGGGCGGCACCTCCAAGGGCGCGGGCGATGTCTCGCACCGGATCATTGGAAGGCTCGGCACGCCCGGCATCGTTGCGCATGGCGTCGCGCTGAAACCGGGCAAGCCGCTCTGCCTTGCGGTCTGCGACGGCAAGCCGGTGGTGATCCTGCCGGGCTTTCCGACCTCGGCGATGTTCACCTTCCACGACATGATTGTGCCGATGCTGCGGCGGATGGCCGGCCTGCCGCCGCGCTCCGACGCCAAGGTGGCGGCGAAGGTGCCGGTGCGCATCGCCTCCGAGCTCGGGCGCACCGAGTTCGTGATGGTGTCGCTGGTCGAAGGCGCCGGCGGCCTGATCGCCTATCCGAGCGGCAAGGGCTCGGGCGCGATCACGTCGTTCGCGCAGGCCGACGGCTTCCTGAAGATCGAGGCGCTGGCCGATCAATTGCCGGCTGGCAGCGACGCCGAGGTGACGCTGTTCACGCCGCATGTGCGGGTGCCGGATCTCGTCATCGTCGGTAGCCATTGCACCGGGCTCGATCTCGTCACCGCGCCGCTGGCGCATGCCGGCCTTGTGGTGCGTTCGATCGCGGTCGGCAGTCTCGGCGGCCTTGCGGCCGCCAAGCGTGGCGAATGCGATCTCGCCCCGATCCATCTGTTCGACGACAAGACCGGGACCTACAACACGCCGTATCTCGCCGACGGCCTCGCGCTCGTGCCGGGCTGGCGGCGCATGCAGGGCATCGTGTTCCGCAAGGACGACACGCGCTTTGCCGGCTTGAGCGCGGAGCAGGCGGTGCGCGCCGCGCTCGCCGATCCCGCCTGCATCATGGTCAACCGCAACCAGGGCGCCGGCACCCGTATCCTGATCGATCGCCTGCTGGCGGGCAGCCGGCCCGACGGCTACTGGAACCAGCCGCGTTCGCACAATGCGGTCGCGGCCGCGGTGGCGCAGCATCGCGCCGACTGGGGCATGACCATCGCGCCGGTCGCGGCAGCCTCTGGGCTTGGTTTCATTCCGCTCGCGGAAGAGCATTACGACTTCGCGCTGGTCACGGCGCGCAAGCAGCGGCCCGCGGTGCAGGCCTTTCTCGGCGCGCTGACATCGGATGAGGGGCGGGCGGCGTTGACGGGGGCGGGGTTTCGGCCGGCGTAACGGCGAGCCGCGCCAGATCCACTGCTGTCGTCCTGGCTTTCGCCAGGACGACAGTGAATGTGTGGCATCGGCTGTATCCACAATCGTCGTCCCTGCGAAAGCAGGGACCCAACCACAGAGTTGTGTCGTTGAAGAGGGATGTGGCCCCAGCGTCGTGCAACAATGGAGATTTGGGGTAATGGGTCCCGGCCTGCGCCGGGACGACACTGAATGTGTTGCACGATCCGTGCATCACACTTCCGCATTCTCGCGACATGAATTGCCCGAGCTTTGCTCTTCGTTTCGCCGCTCTGAGAACAGAGGGCGCAGGGAAAGCCGGGTGCCGATCGCACCCATGGGCCCCGAGCAATGGGTAGAAAGCTCGGGGGGGTAGGACCACAGGTGTAACCGGAAACAACCCGGCTTTCCCTGCGCGATGGGTTACGGCTTACTTCGTGCTCTCCCCGGCGAGACTGGGCTTGCTTGTCACCGTCTTCGCAACGCGCATCGCGCAATTGGAAAAGACACCTGCCGCTAGGGCGTCAGGACCACACGACTTCACCGTCCGCTTCATGCGCACTCGTCAGTTGCGCACTCGGCGTCCACCGCATCTCGACCCACGTTCGTGACGACCGCGAAGCGTCCCTCGATCGGGTGAGACGGCGACTTCATAGCATCGAGTTGGTCTTCCGGTAAACCGAAATATTTTTGCACGAGGTGATTGACAGGTTTTGCTGAGTTGCCCGTCGGGTTGTTTTGCCGCCCCTCTTGCGGTCAATCCGACCGTCGCAGGGCATCCGCGGTCTCGGGCTTGGGGTCAGCT
This Bradyrhizobium sp. CCBAU 53421 DNA region includes the following protein-coding sequences:
- a CDS encoding molecular chaperone, whose product is MGIAMHQNSTLLAAFAASLACLEVAHATALRVEPVLLELNAPAAAASLTLRNDEDADVEVQTRVLRWSQSDGKEKLEPTADVVASPPAVRMAPHSDYVVRVVRVSKQPVNGEESYRVIVDQLPRAGGSQGRSVNLLVRQSIPAFFRGREISRPQVSWALRTEAGQLTVVTRNAGDERLRIANLRLKDSSGATLSFGNGLLGYVLGHSSMSWATLKYPRGFGSGGSISVTAETDKGQTHAVIESQTRR
- a CDS encoding spore coat U domain-containing protein — translated: MSIVRSGLAKLLLIQSLPNFDSFVDDDGLRVRAQLAMKTNSLDDTEEGFRLTRKAACRVFDACRKIRIRDDRGPLLKRRIRQAARMAAVALFVAVASGYQTSAQAGTSTANLTVQITITASCTINAATLNFGSVSGTTLATTLQSGSTTVSVTCTNGSPYSIAMDNGANVSGSQRRMANAGNFINYDLYTDSAHTNPWTTATSSTTCTTTNGCFLGTGNGSAQTINIYGTVPATGTAPSTGTYTDTVVMTITY
- a CDS encoding ABC transporter substrate-binding protein, with protein sequence MNAIKLAMFGTLAAALLASSAASAQVSDDIVKIGVLTDMNGPASTPTGQGSVTAAQMAVDDFGGKVLGKPISVIVGDHQLKPDIGATIARRWYDVDQVDLIVDVPVSAVGLAVQNIANEKKKLFITHSTGATDFHGKFCSPYAMQWVFDTRALAVGTAQEVVKRGGDSWFFITDDYAFGHSLEKDASAIVTKNGGKVLGAVRPPFATPDLSSFILQAQASKAKIIGIAGGPPNNTNEIKTAAEFGVFAGGQQMAALLALITDVQSIGLSAAQGLLLTTSFYWDMDDKTREWSKRYFAKMNRMPTMWQAGVYSSVTAYLNAIKDSGTDDPLKVAAKMREKPVEDFFARNGKLREDNLMVHDLWLVQVKTPAESKYPWDYYKILAKISGEDAFGPPDPACPMIKK
- a CDS encoding tripartite tricarboxylate transporter substrate binding protein yields the protein MFRFARAALLGLICCVASAAPSSASDYPNRPVRWLIGFAAGGPVDIVARIMSQWLSDHLGQQFVVENRAGSGGNIAAAAAINSPADGYTLLFVAPNNAISTSLYKKLPYDFLRDTTPVASIMQLTNMLVVSNAMPVKSVQEFIDYCKANPGKIAYASSGNGTSVHMSAELFKAMTKCDMQHVPYRGSAIAFPDIISNKVQLIFDNLPSALEQSRGGSVRALGVTSPQRWPGVPDVPAIAETVPGFESVGFYGISAPKGTPPEVIETLNKAVGEALKDPKLVARLAEVGGIPKPMTPAEFGKLVADETEKWRKVVEFAGVSVD
- a CDS encoding molybdopterin biosynthesis protein, which translates into the protein MTHTFTPKPNPSVEQDQFLTILSREEAIARFQAALFPRQLPSETRLLADALGRALAADVVAPIDVPPFDRSNVDGFAVRSADLASAGEGAPVQLVLNDETISCGTAPALPVLPGTATAIATGGPVPRGADAIVMVEHTQPAGHGSIEVRRAASPGQFVSYAGSDIARGEALLRAGTIIGSREIGMLAACGIAEVAVTRRPRVAILSTGDELVQPGETLRPAAIYDTNGAIVTAAIAENGGDAAFLGAIADNEAMLEAAMRKALAENDMLVLSGGTSKGAGDVSHRIIGRLGTPGIVAHGVALKPGKPLCLAVCDGKPVVILPGFPTSAMFTFHDMIVPMLRRMAGLPPRSDAKVAAKVPVRIASELGRTEFVMVSLVEGAGGLIAYPSGKGSGAITSFAQADGFLKIEALADQLPAGSDAEVTLFTPHVRVPDLVIVGSHCTGLDLVTAPLAHAGLVVRSIAVGSLGGLAAAKRGECDLAPIHLFDDKTGTYNTPYLADGLALVPGWRRMQGIVFRKDDTRFAGLSAEQAVRAALADPACIMVNRNQGAGTRILIDRLLAGSRPDGYWNQPRSHNAVAAAVAQHRADWGMTIAPVAAASGLGFIPLAEEHYDFALVTARKQRPAVQAFLGALTSDEGRAALTGAGFRPA
- a CDS encoding TAXI family TRAP transporter solute-binding subunit; translation: MKFAVMICAGALLLAGGAAAQEGSKTISKTTISFATATPGGGFPLYGNAFAEVMNAADATLSIEPRNTKGSGENIPLLEADSVDIATVAGEPSYEAFMGIGRPKATKLKILTAMYSSPGMFVVRADSPYMTIQDLVGQPVAFGAKGSGLPILSRYILDGIGLKQDEDFKSIYLDRAGDGPAMVEDGRAAALWGAGIGWPGFSKMAESASGARFIAATADEIARIRAKHTFLKPLTIPAGSYPKQTAAISSVGSWSYILVRETLPDDVAYRLAKTLHGVEADFCKKLAQACETTAANTVAAAPDINLIHPGVLKYFREIGVAK
- a CDS encoding molybdopterin-binding protein — translated: MVTTQRLPASLTPLDAALAAVLRDLAPVQPIELPPVDALRCIAAEMPALRAYPPHDVAVGDGWAMRANDLVGASSYAPLPLAGLPVWVEAGAAMPDGTDCVVDADAVDASGPLPQVLAEAVPGQGVRRAGSDIAAGRTVIAAGEPLLPRGLLLARAAGLDLVRVRRPRLRIVNISKGGLAVQLIADTARLAGAEVVRLKAGPDIVTIANSLDTGGCDLIITIGGTGVGHTDAAVNALARRGALIAHGIALQPGRTTAIGRIYTTPVIALPGAPDQAFAAWWAIALPVLDRLSGRRPRTTLALPLERKIASGVGIAEVVLLTRKQDHWAVLAIGDLSLDAIARAEALLIVPGGAEGFAAGTLVDAYMLRE